The following proteins come from a genomic window of Megalobrama amblycephala isolate DHTTF-2021 linkage group LG1, ASM1881202v1, whole genome shotgun sequence:
- the LOC125273997 gene encoding protein Hook homolog 2-like isoform X2, with protein MTRPVRVRAFSSAASVCVCVTAQTGTMSLNKHQLSDSLFIWLQTFQVPSCASKHELTSGVAIAHVLNKIDPSWFNETWLSRIKEEGGTNWRLKVSNLKKILQSMMEYYHDVLSQQVSDEHVPDVSLIGEMGDVTELGRLLQLVLGCAVSCDQKQEHIQQIMTLEESVQHVVMTAIQELLTKEPVEAGSPESYGDFDSQSRKYYFLSEETDERDFTSQRCRELQQQLSVLMEEKSSLQVEVQSLRERLTHCEPSDVSSTITNKKLLLLQSQMEQLQEENYRLESSRDDQRVRAEVLEREVTDLQMRNEELTSLAQEAQSLKDEMDILRHSSDRVSRLEAMVDTYKRKLEDLGDLRRQVRLLEERNHVYMQRTCELEEEQRRANTIRSQLDTYKRQAHEMSAKHSAEAMKAEKWQFEYKNLNDKYETLLKEREKLISERDTLRDTTEELRCAQVQQQCLTDSLSGDSGAVGSLASEIMPTEFRDTVVRLQQENKMLCVQEESYRHRLEELQTQLEESQRCQNTLETQNRLSQQQISELTSQVEELQRALQEQDSKTEDSSLLKKKLEEHLVKLHEAHSDLQKKREVIDDLEPHVDSNMAKKIDELQEILKKKDEDMRRMEERYKRYVDKARTVIKTLDPKQKSNVVPAEVQALKNQLTEKDRKIQHMEHDFEKTRSRHDQEEKLIISAWYNMGMALHQKVAGERSGSGSGSAQSFLAQQRQSTHARRGLARLQPR; from the exons ATGACGCGTCCAGTTCGTGTGCGCGCATTTAGCAGCGCtgctagtgtgtgtgtttgtgtaacaGCACAAACCGGCACCATGAGCCTGAATAAACATCAGCTGAGTGATTCTTTATTTATCTGG CTGCAGACGTTTCAGGTGCCGTCGTGTGCAAGCAAACATGAGCTGACCAGTGGCGTGGCCATCGCACATGTGCTCAACAAAAT AGATCCATCCTGGTTTAATGAAACATGGCTCAGCAGGATAAAAGAGGAGGGCGGCACAAACTGGAGGCTGAAG GTCAGCAACCTCAAGAAGATTCTTCAGAGCATGATGGAGTATTATCATGAC GTGTTGAGTCAGCAGGTGTCTGATGAGCACGTCCCTGACGTGAGTCTGATCGGTGAGATGGGTGACGTGACTGAACTGGGCCGTTTGCTGCAGCTGGTTCTGGGCTGTGCCGTCAGCTGTGATCAGAAACAAG AGCACATTCAGCAGATCATGACGCTGGAGGAATCAGTGCAGCATGTTGTGATGACGGCCATACAAGAG CTGCTCACTAAAGAGCCTGTGGAGGCAGGATCTCCAGAGTCATACGGGGACTTCGACAGTCAG TCCAGGAAGTATTATTTTCTGAGTGAAGAGACCGACGAAAGAGACTTCACGTCCCAGCGCTGCCGAGAGCTCCAGCAGCAG CTGTCTGTTCTGATGGAGGAGAAGTCCTCGCTGCAGGTGGAGGTTCAGTCTCTGCGGGAGCGTCTGACGCACTGCGAGCCGTCCGACGTCTCCTCCACCATCACCAACAagaagctgctgctgctgcagagtcAGATGGAGCAGCTGCAGGAGGAGAACTACAG GCTAGAGAGCAGTCGAGATGACCAGCGGGTGCGAGCAGAGGTTCTGGAGCGAGAGGTGACCGATCTGCAGATGAGGAACGAGGAGCTCACCAGCCTCGCTCAGGAGGCCCAGTCCCTTAAAGACGAGATGGACATCCTCAG GCACTCGTCGGACCGTGTGAGCCGTTTGGAGGCGATGGTGGACACGTACAAGCGCAAGCTGGAGGATCTGGGCGATCTGCGCAGACAGGTGCGACTGCTGGAGGAGAGGAACCACGTCTACATGCAGCGCACCTGCGAGCTGGAGGAGGAGCAGCGCAGAGCGAACACCATCCGCTCGCAGCTCGACACCTACAAGAGACAG GCTCACGAGATGAGCGCCAAACACTCGGCAGAGGCCATGAAAGCTGAGAAGTGGCAGTTTGAGTACAAGAACCTCAACGACAAATATGAAACCCTTCTGAAGGAGAGAGAG AAGCTGATATCTGAGCGGGACACGCTGAGAGACACGACTGAAGAGCTGAGATGTGCTCAAGTGCAGCAGCAGTGTTTAACAg attCTCTGAGTGGAGATTCAGGAGCAGTTGGCAGCTTGGCGTCAGAAATCATGCCAACAGAGTTCAG ggatACGGTCGTGCGTCTGCAGCAGGAGAATAAGATGCTGTGTGTTCAGGAGGAGTCTTACAGACACAGACTGGAGGAGCTGCAGACGCAGCTGGAGGAGTCGCAGCGCTGCCAGAACACACTGGAGACTCAGAAcag GTTGAGTCAGCAGCAGATATCAGAGCTGACGTCTCAGGTCGAGGAGCTGCAGAGAGCTTTACAGGAGCAGGACAGCAAAACTGAGGAT TCGTCGCTGTTAAAGAAGAAGCTGGAGGAGCATCT GGTGAAGCTCCATGAGGCTCATTCTGACCTGCAGAAGAAGCGAGAGGTGATCGATGATCTGGAGCCGCACGTGGACAGCAACA tGGCAAAGAAGATCGATGAGCTGCAGGAGATCCTGAAGAAGAAGGATGAAGATATGAGACGAATGGAGGAGAGATACAAGAGATACGTGGACAAAGCTCGCACG gtgaTTAAGACTCTAGACCCGAAGCAGAAAAGTAACGTGGTTCCTGCTGAAGTTCAGGCCCTGAAGAACCAGCTGAcagagaaagacagaaaaataCAACATATGGAG CATGATTTTGAGAAGACGCGCTCCAGACACGACCAGGAGGAGAAGCTCATCATCTCGGCATGGTACAACATG GGAATGGCTCTTCATCAGAAGGTGGCTGGAGAGCGATCCGGATCCGGCTCTGGTTCGGCTCAGTCCTTCCTGGCCCAGCAGAGACAGTCGACACACGCGCGCCGAGGACTGGCCCGTCTGCAGCCCAGATGA
- the LOC125273997 gene encoding protein Hook homolog 2-like isoform X1 yields the protein MTRPVRVRAFSSAASVCVCVTAQTGTMSLNKHQLSDSLFIWLQTFQVPSCASKHELTSGVAIAHVLNKIDPSWFNETWLSRIKEEGGTNWRLKVSNLKKILQSMMEYYHDVLSQQVSDEHVPDVSLIGEMGDVTELGRLLQLVLGCAVSCDQKQEHIQQIMTLEESVQHVVMTAIQELLTKEPVEAGSPESYGDFDSQSRKYYFLSEETDERDFTSQRCRELQQQLSVLMEEKSSLQVEVQSLRERLTHCEPSDVSSTITNKKLLLLQSQMEQLQEENYRLESSRDDQRVRAEVLEREVTDLQMRNEELTSLAQEAQSLKDEMDILRHSSDRVSRLEAMVDTYKRKLEDLGDLRRQVRLLEERNHVYMQRTCELEEEQRRANTIRSQLDTYKRQAHEMSAKHSAEAMKAEKWQFEYKNLNDKYETLLKEREKLISERDTLRDTTEELRCAQVQQQCLTDSLSGDSGAVGSLASEIMPTEFRDTVVRLQQENKMLCVQEESYRHRLEELQTQLEESQRCQNTLETQNRLSQQQISELTSQVEELQRALQEQDSKTEDVISSLLKKKLEEHLVKLHEAHSDLQKKREVIDDLEPHVDSNMAKKIDELQEILKKKDEDMRRMEERYKRYVDKARTVIKTLDPKQKSNVVPAEVQALKNQLTEKDRKIQHMEHDFEKTRSRHDQEEKLIISAWYNMGMALHQKVAGERSGSGSGSAQSFLAQQRQSTHARRGLARLQPR from the exons ATGACGCGTCCAGTTCGTGTGCGCGCATTTAGCAGCGCtgctagtgtgtgtgtttgtgtaacaGCACAAACCGGCACCATGAGCCTGAATAAACATCAGCTGAGTGATTCTTTATTTATCTGG CTGCAGACGTTTCAGGTGCCGTCGTGTGCAAGCAAACATGAGCTGACCAGTGGCGTGGCCATCGCACATGTGCTCAACAAAAT AGATCCATCCTGGTTTAATGAAACATGGCTCAGCAGGATAAAAGAGGAGGGCGGCACAAACTGGAGGCTGAAG GTCAGCAACCTCAAGAAGATTCTTCAGAGCATGATGGAGTATTATCATGAC GTGTTGAGTCAGCAGGTGTCTGATGAGCACGTCCCTGACGTGAGTCTGATCGGTGAGATGGGTGACGTGACTGAACTGGGCCGTTTGCTGCAGCTGGTTCTGGGCTGTGCCGTCAGCTGTGATCAGAAACAAG AGCACATTCAGCAGATCATGACGCTGGAGGAATCAGTGCAGCATGTTGTGATGACGGCCATACAAGAG CTGCTCACTAAAGAGCCTGTGGAGGCAGGATCTCCAGAGTCATACGGGGACTTCGACAGTCAG TCCAGGAAGTATTATTTTCTGAGTGAAGAGACCGACGAAAGAGACTTCACGTCCCAGCGCTGCCGAGAGCTCCAGCAGCAG CTGTCTGTTCTGATGGAGGAGAAGTCCTCGCTGCAGGTGGAGGTTCAGTCTCTGCGGGAGCGTCTGACGCACTGCGAGCCGTCCGACGTCTCCTCCACCATCACCAACAagaagctgctgctgctgcagagtcAGATGGAGCAGCTGCAGGAGGAGAACTACAG GCTAGAGAGCAGTCGAGATGACCAGCGGGTGCGAGCAGAGGTTCTGGAGCGAGAGGTGACCGATCTGCAGATGAGGAACGAGGAGCTCACCAGCCTCGCTCAGGAGGCCCAGTCCCTTAAAGACGAGATGGACATCCTCAG GCACTCGTCGGACCGTGTGAGCCGTTTGGAGGCGATGGTGGACACGTACAAGCGCAAGCTGGAGGATCTGGGCGATCTGCGCAGACAGGTGCGACTGCTGGAGGAGAGGAACCACGTCTACATGCAGCGCACCTGCGAGCTGGAGGAGGAGCAGCGCAGAGCGAACACCATCCGCTCGCAGCTCGACACCTACAAGAGACAG GCTCACGAGATGAGCGCCAAACACTCGGCAGAGGCCATGAAAGCTGAGAAGTGGCAGTTTGAGTACAAGAACCTCAACGACAAATATGAAACCCTTCTGAAGGAGAGAGAG AAGCTGATATCTGAGCGGGACACGCTGAGAGACACGACTGAAGAGCTGAGATGTGCTCAAGTGCAGCAGCAGTGTTTAACAg attCTCTGAGTGGAGATTCAGGAGCAGTTGGCAGCTTGGCGTCAGAAATCATGCCAACAGAGTTCAG ggatACGGTCGTGCGTCTGCAGCAGGAGAATAAGATGCTGTGTGTTCAGGAGGAGTCTTACAGACACAGACTGGAGGAGCTGCAGACGCAGCTGGAGGAGTCGCAGCGCTGCCAGAACACACTGGAGACTCAGAAcag GTTGAGTCAGCAGCAGATATCAGAGCTGACGTCTCAGGTCGAGGAGCTGCAGAGAGCTTTACAGGAGCAGGACAGCAAAACTGAGGAT GTCATT TCGTCGCTGTTAAAGAAGAAGCTGGAGGAGCATCT GGTGAAGCTCCATGAGGCTCATTCTGACCTGCAGAAGAAGCGAGAGGTGATCGATGATCTGGAGCCGCACGTGGACAGCAACA tGGCAAAGAAGATCGATGAGCTGCAGGAGATCCTGAAGAAGAAGGATGAAGATATGAGACGAATGGAGGAGAGATACAAGAGATACGTGGACAAAGCTCGCACG gtgaTTAAGACTCTAGACCCGAAGCAGAAAAGTAACGTGGTTCCTGCTGAAGTTCAGGCCCTGAAGAACCAGCTGAcagagaaagacagaaaaataCAACATATGGAG CATGATTTTGAGAAGACGCGCTCCAGACACGACCAGGAGGAGAAGCTCATCATCTCGGCATGGTACAACATG GGAATGGCTCTTCATCAGAAGGTGGCTGGAGAGCGATCCGGATCCGGCTCTGGTTCGGCTCAGTCCTTCCTGGCCCAGCAGAGACAGTCGACACACGCGCGCCGAGGACTGGCCCGTCTGCAGCCCAGATGA